Proteins co-encoded in one Papaver somniferum cultivar HN1 chromosome 5, ASM357369v1, whole genome shotgun sequence genomic window:
- the LOC113282943 gene encoding nucleolin 2-like produces MKLSQQLAREDMELAQKIALGPTRPPNRRMTHSTRVKGTGASKTLVAMNLSSSTSKSDVIEFFKWPGDIVDVRFSYYPSGEFRGVCHIEFATEEAAKKAMKLNDKYLLGSKVKLGFSRESIFVRGFDTSSGINEIRSSLKEHFLSCGEILWMHIPKFHDTGVARAIAFIEFYHLNAFPKALAMNGHKLGDYPLTIEDATPSNLNVTGTGGRAVSGGRFGPYGSPTYIHTFLLRSDRGYGGAGLGSIGSPYHHPSGKKIKFDYDEPEGEETAQSACTQSTV; encoded by the exons ATGAAGTTGTCTCAACAACTTGCGAGGGAGGACATGGAGTTGGCTCAAAAAATTGCCCTTGGACCAACTAGACCTCCTAATAGA CGAATGACCCATTCCACTCGAGTGAAAGGCACCGGAGCATCAAAAACACTTGTTGCCATGAACCTATCATCTTCCACTTCTAAGTCTGATGT GATCGAGTTCTTTAAATGGCCCGGGGATATTGTTGATGTGCGTTTCTCTTATTATCCTAGTGGAGAATTCAGGGGTGTATGCCATATTGAGTTTGCAACTGAAGAAGCTGCAAAGAAG GCAATGAAGCTGAATGACAAATATTTATTGGGCAGTAAGgtaaaacttggattttctcgTGAATCCATTTTTGTTCGAGGTTTCGATACTTCTTCTGGAATCAACGAG ATCCGGAGCTCCCTAAAAGAGCATTTCTTATCTTGCGGAGAGATCTTATGGATGCACATTCCAAAATTTCATGACACTGGTGTTGCTCGCGC GATTGCTTTCATTGAATTTTACCACCTCAATGCTTTCCCAAAAGCACTTGCGATGAATGGGCATAAACTTGGTGATTATCCCTTGACAATTGAAGATGCGACACCATCAAACCTTAATGTTACAGGAACGGGTGGTAGAGCTGTATCAGGAGGACGTTTTGGTCCTTATGGTAGCCCAACTTATATTCATACGTTCTTACTGCGATCTGATAGAGGTTATGGTGGTGCTGGCTTAGGAAGTATTGGAAGCCCCTATCATCATCCTTCAG GAAAGAAAATCAAATTTGATTATGATGAACCTGAAGGGGAGGAAACTGCTCAGAGTGCATGCACTCAATCCACTGTCTAA
- the LOC113277887 gene encoding F-box/kelch-repeat protein At3g06240-like, with the protein MKPYVHQMKYIAEIGYGFGYDCGIEDYKVVAVINSEEYLNVSYVGVYTLGSDSWKTISSIPYKLAKGYNNVRFPVFPGVFLNGALHWLAQSFSGNGLQVLLSFDMKDEIFAEIHQPENLDKFDYKFVGLLGGCLCMLCSVGFEVWVMQHYGVRESWTKLLEMDQLMTVDIPSFHYLRRTVSLRNGEILLEIQLDAGDKMDGGEDTAIIVYDPKWERTRIVKILLKRIENFSPGYILRKLYEIDSYVESLVSVNPGSYTGAMPNKK; encoded by the coding sequence ATGAAACCATATGTGCATCAAATGAAGTATATTGCTGAAATTGGTTATGGGTTTGGTTACGATTGCGGGATTGAGGATTACAAGGTTGTAGCAGTTATTAATTCTGAAGaatatttgaatgtttcctacGTAGGGGTTTATACATTAGGTTCAGATTCATGGAAAACGATTTCATCCATTCCGTATAAACTTGCCAAAGGATATAATAATGTAAGATTTCCTGTGTTCCCTGGGGTGTTTCTaaatggagctcttcattggttagCCCAATCATTTTCAGGTAATGGATTACAAGTTTTACTTTCTTTTGATATGAAAGATGAGATTTTCGCAGAAATAcaccaacctgaaaatttggacaAATTTGATTATAAATTTGTGGGTTTGCTAGGAGGGTGTCTATGCATGCTTTGTAGTGTTGGTTTCGAGGTATGGGTGATGCAGCATTATGGAGTGAGGGAGTCATGGACCAAACTGTTGGAGATGGACCAACTAATGACAGTGGATATTCCATCTTTTCACTACTTAAGGAGGACTGTGTCTCTGAGAAACGGTGAGATCCTATTAGAGATTCAATTGGATGCAGGGGATAAGATGGATGGAGGGGAAGACACTGCGATTATAGTATATGACCCAAAGTGGGAGAGAACTAGGATTGTAAAGATCCTTCTGAAAAGAATTGAGAACTTCAGTCCGGGATATATACTGAGAAAGTTGTACGAGATAGACAGTTATGTGGAGAGCTTAGTCTCAGTAAACCCAGGTTCTTATACTGGGGCTATGCCTAATAAAAAGTAG